The proteins below are encoded in one region of Flavobacterium nackdongense:
- a CDS encoding GNAT family N-acetyltransferase yields MSLQWEIKEFESLTVNELYDMLRLRSEIFVVEQTCVYLDLDGKDKKGLHLMGKFKGKIVAYSRLFQPGISFDNASIGRVVVDANYRDRKWGHELMQKAIAGIHKHFGESKITIGAQLYLKKFYESHGFVQTSEMYLEDDIPHIEMKRE; encoded by the coding sequence ATGAGTCTACAATGGGAAATAAAGGAATTCGAAAGCCTTACGGTCAACGAATTGTACGATATGCTGAGATTAAGAAGTGAAATTTTTGTGGTCGAACAAACTTGTGTTTATTTGGATTTAGACGGAAAAGACAAAAAAGGATTGCATCTTATGGGAAAATTCAAAGGAAAAATCGTGGCTTATTCTCGACTTTTCCAACCTGGAATTTCTTTTGACAATGCTTCAATTGGACGGGTTGTTGTCGATGCTAATTACCGAGACCGGAAATGGGGTCACGAATTAATGCAAAAAGCTATTGCCGGAATCCATAAGCACTTTGGCGAAAGCAAAATCACCATTGGAGCGCAATTGTACCTAAAAAAATTCTACGAAAGCCACGGATTTGTTCAAACCAGCGAAATGTATTTGGAGGATGATATTCCTCATATCGAGATGAAAAGGGAGTAG
- a CDS encoding DUF4837 family protein gives MNKAHFLYLLVSFILFSCHKKEDNLPRKAIGNINTISVIIDDQLWNGEIGESIRSKFASPIIGLPQEEPLFTINQYPAKLLEGFMTDSRTIIVVKKGLKTFFEIKKNQYAAPQNVFHISGKTNGEILEIIEKNAAHIIQIIKETELTENQRIINQSLLNTKRITNAFHINLNVPKGYLYALEKQNFIWLKKEIISGNSSVLIYQVPINSIKNTENLIANIIKTRDSIGKLYIFGTEPGSHLVTEEGYSPYLFKMQLDGKQTYEIRGTWELKNDFMSGPFVNYAIVDQKNKRVLILEGFCYSPSKEKRDSMHELESIIKSIKIL, from the coding sequence ATGAATAAAGCCCATTTTTTATACCTTTTAGTTTCCTTTATCCTTTTTTCTTGCCACAAGAAAGAGGACAATTTGCCCCGAAAAGCCATCGGAAATATCAATACGATTTCCGTAATTATAGACGATCAGTTATGGAATGGCGAGATTGGCGAAAGTATTCGAAGCAAATTCGCTTCTCCCATCATTGGACTGCCTCAAGAGGAGCCACTTTTTACCATAAACCAATATCCTGCTAAACTGCTCGAAGGATTTATGACCGATAGTAGAACCATTATCGTCGTAAAAAAGGGCCTTAAAACCTTTTTTGAAATCAAGAAAAATCAATATGCGGCACCTCAAAATGTGTTTCACATCTCAGGGAAAACTAATGGTGAAATTTTAGAAATCATCGAAAAAAATGCTGCGCACATCATTCAAATCATCAAGGAAACTGAACTTACCGAAAATCAGCGGATTATCAATCAGTCGTTATTGAATACCAAACGTATTACCAACGCTTTTCATATCAACTTAAATGTTCCCAAAGGGTATTTGTATGCGCTTGAAAAACAAAATTTTATTTGGCTAAAAAAGGAAATTATCAGCGGAAATAGCAGTGTTTTGATTTATCAAGTGCCCATAAATTCGATTAAAAACACAGAAAATCTAATTGCCAACATCATAAAAACCCGCGATTCTATTGGTAAATTATATATATTTGGCACTGAACCCGGCTCCCATTTGGTTACTGAAGAAGGCTACTCACCCTATCTTTTTAAAATGCAATTGGATGGCAAACAAACTTATGAAATCCGCGGAACTTGGGAACTCAAAAACGATTTTATGTCTGGCCCATTTGTAAATTATGCCATTGTGGATCAGAAAAACAAGAGAGTATTAATTTTAGAAGGTTTTTGCTATTCGCCTTCGAAAGAAAAAAGAGATTCTATGCACGAGTTAGAGTCTATCATTAAGTCGATTAAAATTTTATAA
- a CDS encoding LysM peptidoglycan-binding domain-containing protein, which translates to MKIKYIAPLLFLFFSFQSFSQKHSDNKSITKTETQNVYLDSIKKTFVNDALAACVDSLWLKELTNIDLYTDLSADIQNINIDEKVDYELSTELLKQRLAAMDAKSPFNIEYNPGLENIIKSFLKNRKKSFGRLMAISEYYFPMFEEALAKQNIPLEIKYLAIVESALNPKAVSRMGATGLWQFMYHTGKQYHLTIDSYVDERSDPLKSSEAAANYMATMYGIFGDWDLVLASYNSGPGNVTKAIRRSGGQQNYWNIRKHLPQETQGYVPAFLATMYIYEYHKEHGIKPDRALVQHFATDTIMIKKQMSFKQISDLLDVPVAELQLLNPSYKRNEIPFYQDQPHFLRLPKDKTSLFVSNEDKIYAYVQREADFREKPFQVQKAIVSNDTLNYTTQRVTLPKTKYYTVKRGDNLSEIADKYSVTVSDIKRWNKLKGSTVSRGKSLKIVTNETVVQTVRKEPKTNSAPVEIKNTQQLANAETKISKEDKANKTIKNDTLATDVATTYVVQKGDNLSSIAKKNNVTVADIKEWNHLTSASIQLGMSLQVSKIVEAPKEEIAANTKTENVEYIVKKGDNLGNIAKKFGSTLEDLKLWNNLNDNNIVLGASLIVAKSEVAIEKDLVASTFSKKENLVSVSKSKNTDYLVKKGDSLYSISKKYPGVSISDIKKWNNINGEELKPGMKLKING; encoded by the coding sequence ATGAAGATAAAATATATAGCCCCACTCCTTTTTTTGTTTTTTTCCTTTCAATCGTTTTCGCAAAAGCACTCTGATAACAAATCGATTACAAAAACAGAAACCCAAAATGTCTATTTAGATTCCATCAAAAAAACGTTTGTTAATGACGCTCTTGCGGCTTGTGTTGACAGCCTTTGGTTGAAAGAATTAACAAATATCGATTTGTACACTGACCTTTCTGCCGATATTCAAAACATCAATATCGACGAAAAAGTAGACTACGAATTATCTACCGAATTGCTGAAACAAAGACTTGCAGCAATGGATGCAAAGTCGCCATTCAACATAGAATACAATCCCGGGCTAGAAAACATCATTAAATCCTTTTTGAAAAACAGAAAAAAATCATTCGGTCGATTGATGGCCATTTCAGAATATTATTTTCCTATGTTCGAAGAGGCTTTGGCCAAACAAAATATTCCTTTAGAAATCAAATATTTAGCCATCGTAGAATCGGCTTTAAACCCTAAAGCTGTTTCCAGAATGGGAGCCACTGGGCTGTGGCAGTTTATGTACCACACAGGAAAACAATACCATCTGACTATTGACTCTTATGTCGATGAACGCAGCGATCCCCTAAAATCGAGCGAGGCAGCTGCCAATTATATGGCAACGATGTACGGAATTTTTGGCGATTGGGATTTGGTTTTGGCTTCCTATAATTCCGGCCCGGGTAACGTTACTAAGGCAATTCGTCGTTCGGGTGGACAGCAAAATTATTGGAACATTAGAAAACATCTTCCGCAAGAAACACAGGGTTACGTTCCCGCTTTCCTAGCCACAATGTATATTTATGAGTACCATAAAGAACACGGAATCAAGCCGGACAGAGCCTTGGTTCAGCATTTTGCTACGGATACCATTATGATTAAAAAGCAAATGTCGTTCAAACAAATTTCCGATTTGCTCGATGTTCCCGTGGCAGAATTGCAACTTTTGAATCCGTCTTACAAAAGGAATGAAATTCCATTTTATCAAGATCAGCCTCATTTTTTGAGATTGCCAAAAGACAAAACTTCGCTTTTTGTTTCAAACGAAGACAAAATATATGCTTATGTGCAACGCGAAGCGGATTTTCGTGAAAAACCATTTCAGGTTCAAAAAGCCATTGTTTCGAATGATACTTTAAACTATACCACGCAAAGGGTTACACTTCCGAAAACCAAATATTATACCGTGAAACGCGGCGATAATTTAAGCGAGATTGCAGACAAATACAGTGTTACCGTTTCCGATATCAAAAGATGGAATAAATTAAAAGGAAGCACGGTGTCTCGCGGAAAAAGTTTGAAAATAGTGACCAATGAGACCGTCGTTCAAACAGTTAGAAAGGAGCCGAAAACCAACTCAGCTCCTGTAGAAATAAAAAACACCCAACAACTTGCTAATGCTGAAACAAAAATTAGCAAAGAAGATAAAGCAAACAAAACGATTAAAAACGATACTTTGGCTACAGATGTTGCGACAACTTATGTGGTTCAGAAAGGGGATAACCTAAGCAGTATTGCCAAAAAGAACAACGTTACAGTTGCCGACATCAAAGAGTGGAACCATCTTACAAGCGCATCCATTCAGTTAGGAATGTCGCTTCAAGTTTCAAAAATTGTAGAAGCTCCAAAAGAAGAAATAGCGGCGAATACAAAGACAGAAAATGTAGAATATATCGTTAAAAAAGGAGACAATCTTGGAAATATCGCCAAAAAATTCGGCAGCACTTTAGAGGATTTAAAACTTTGGAACAATTTGAATGACAACAATATTGTCTTAGGCGCTTCGTTGATTGTAGCCAAAAGTGAAGTGGCGATAGAAAAAGATTTGGTTGCCTCCACTTTCAGCAAAAAAGAAAATTTAGTTTCTGTTTCCAAAAGCAAAAACACCGATTATTTAGTCAAAAAAGGAGATTCATTGTATAGTATATCCAAAAAATATCCTGGCGTAAGTATTTCAGATATTAAAAAATGGAACAACATCAACGGGGAAGAACTTAAACCCGGAATGAAACTTAAAATAAACGGATAA